The DNA region CGGGCCAGGTGACCGTCGACGTAGTCGGTGAACATCGCGACGGCGAACACGACGAACGCCCCAACCCGCCACCACGGCTCCTGGGCGTCGGCGACGAAGAACAGGACCACGAAGACCGGGACCAGGATGATCCGCAGCACCGTGAGCACGTTCGCGATGTTGAGTACGGGGACCTCGGCGGTGGGTAGCCCGTCCTCGCGCGTGGAAGCAGTCACCCCCTCACCTTAGCGAGCCGGGCGGTAATACCCTTGGTCGTGAGGCACCCCCGCCATCATCCCCAGGAGGACCCCGATGCCGATCTTCGCCGTGACCTACCGTTACGAGGCCGCCCAGAGCGAGGAACGCGAGGCCAACAAGCCCGCCCATCGTGAGTGGCTGTCCGCCCGCGTCGACGACGGCTCGATCCGGTCCGTGGGACCGTTCGTCGACGGGTCCGGGGCGCTGCTGCTGGTGGAGGCCGACGACGACGAGGCGGCGCGATCACTGGTCAACGACGACCCCCACTGCCTCCGCGGAATGGTCTCCGAGATCGTGGTCCGCGAGTGGATGCCCGTCTTCGGCGCCCTCACCTGAGCGCGCTCCGTCGGACCGGAGGCCCGCCGGAGCCGCCTGACCGCCCGCTACCCCACCGGGGTCGCGGCGGGGTCCTGCAGATCGGCCGGGTCGTCGCCCGGCTCCTCCTCCGGCGGGGCTCCGCCCTTGATCATCCAGAGCACCGAGGCCAACTCCTCCGGCTTCACCAGGACGTCGCGGGCCTTGGACCCCTCGGAGGGTCCGACGATGTCGCGCGACTCCATGAGGTCCATGAGCCGGCCGGCCTTGGCGAATCCGACCCGTAGCTTGCGTTGGAGCATGGACGTCGAGCCGAACTGGCTGGAGACCACCAACTCCACGGCGGCGAGCAGATCGTCGAGGTCGTCCCCGATGTCGGCGTCGATGTCCTTCTTGCCGTCCTCCTTCGCCGCGGTGATGGACTCGTCGTACTCGGGCTCGGCCTGGTTCTTGGCGTAGTCGACGACCTCGTGGATCTCCTCGTCGGTGATGAACGCGCCCTGCATACGGACGGGACGCGACGCGCCCATCGGGATGAAGAGCCCGTCGCCCATGCCGATGAGCTTCTCGGCCCCGGCCTGGTCGAGGATGACCCGCGAGTCGGTGAGTGAGGACGTGGCGAACGCCAGCCTGGACGGGACGTTGGTCTTGATGAGACCGGTCACCACGTCCACGGACGGACGCTGCGTGGCCAGGACGAGGTGGATTCCCGCCGCGCGCGCCTTCTGGGTGATGCGGACGATCGCGTCCTCGATGTCGCGGGGCGCGGTCATCATGAGGTCCGCCAGCTCGTCGACGACCGCGACGATGTACGGATACGGCCGGTAGACGCGTTCGCTACCGGGCGGGGTGGTGATGGCGCCCGACTTCACACGCTCGTTGAAATCGGTGATGTGACGCACGCGGGTGGACTTCATGTCCTGGTAGCGCTGCTCCATCTCCTCCACCAGCCACGCCAGCGCCGCGGCCGCCTTCTTGGGCT from Dietzia sp. B32 includes:
- a CDS encoding YciI family protein, which produces MPIFAVTYRYEAAQSEEREANKPAHREWLSARVDDGSIRSVGPFVDGSGALLLVEADDDEAARSLVNDDPHCLRGMVSEIVVREWMPVFGALT